One genomic window of Fervidobacterium thailandense includes the following:
- a CDS encoding MutS-related protein: MKVQLLNVESVDQGQKFIHCSNWLDLVTDLGLEPIIDVMSDGDHYFRTVVTEVLSTPLIDPQAIIYRQQALKDALKNRDVVRRLYEIPIKIRELKRKNWLGILGVKTPSNVLHGARNYLEILVDGLTELRNLADTHAASFESTAFKNFFKMIKNELNDHYLTSLRNHLENLKFTGGVRVISYLGPGCEGTGYTLATPNKVGGLKKLLKRPKSYTIKLNPRDDAGLNFLEELRNISLQTVAQATACAAEFIEKFFMKLQYETAFYLACINLADKMKELGLPLTFPEPLQADSDHFEFENLYNLSLALISNTSVVPNTLRGIGKRLFVIMGANKGGKTVFLRSVGIAFLMMQAGMFVPASYFTAPVCYGVFTHFRREEDRKLQAGKFEEELVRMRTVLDDMSPHSLLLMNESFSSTNEYEASEIAYQIVTALMENNVTVFYVTHMYDFASRFKNSTEVLFLEAERRENGERTFKIIESHPTFTSYAVELYKRIFES; encoded by the coding sequence ATGAAAGTTCAGTTGCTGAACGTAGAGTCAGTTGACCAAGGTCAAAAGTTTATCCACTGCTCGAATTGGCTTGACCTTGTCACCGACTTGGGACTGGAACCCATCATCGACGTCATGAGTGACGGCGACCATTATTTCAGGACGGTCGTCACCGAAGTCCTTTCGACACCGTTGATAGATCCTCAAGCCATAATCTACCGTCAACAGGCACTCAAGGATGCGCTTAAGAACAGAGACGTAGTAAGGAGGTTGTACGAAATACCGATTAAAATCAGAGAACTCAAACGTAAAAACTGGCTTGGAATTCTTGGGGTTAAAACCCCATCGAACGTACTCCACGGTGCCAGGAACTATTTGGAAATACTCGTCGACGGACTGACCGAGTTACGAAACCTGGCCGATACGCACGCCGCGAGCTTTGAGTCGACCGCTTTCAAGAACTTCTTTAAGATGATCAAGAACGAACTCAACGACCATTATTTAACGTCCTTACGGAACCACCTGGAAAACCTCAAATTCACCGGTGGTGTTCGGGTAATATCGTACCTTGGTCCGGGTTGCGAAGGAACCGGCTACACCTTAGCCACTCCCAACAAAGTTGGAGGGTTGAAGAAGTTGCTCAAGCGCCCAAAGAGCTATACGATTAAGTTAAATCCTCGAGACGATGCTGGGTTAAACTTCCTTGAGGAACTTCGAAACATTAGCCTACAGACTGTTGCGCAAGCAACGGCATGCGCGGCTGAATTCATCGAAAAATTCTTTATGAAGCTCCAGTACGAAACGGCCTTTTACCTTGCATGTATAAACCTCGCGGACAAAATGAAGGAACTTGGTTTGCCACTAACGTTCCCGGAGCCCTTACAAGCCGACAGCGACCATTTTGAGTTTGAAAACCTCTACAACCTAAGCCTCGCACTGATTTCAAACACATCGGTGGTACCAAATACCCTTAGGGGAATTGGTAAGCGGTTGTTCGTGATCATGGGAGCTAATAAAGGAGGCAAGACCGTATTTCTCAGGAGTGTGGGCATCGCGTTTCTGATGATGCAGGCGGGAATGTTCGTCCCTGCCAGCTATTTTACGGCCCCGGTGTGCTACGGTGTGTTCACCCACTTTCGGAGGGAAGAGGACAGGAAACTGCAGGCTGGGAAATTCGAGGAAGAACTTGTGCGTATGAGGACGGTACTGGATGACATGAGCCCTCACAGCCTCTTATTAATGAACGAGTCATTTTCCTCAACGAACGAATACGAGGCTTCCGAAATAGCCTATCAAATCGTCACAGCTCTGATGGAAAACAACGTAACCGTGTTTTACGTCACACACATGTACGATTTCGCATCCCGTTTCAAAAACTCTACGGAGGTGCTCTTTCTCGAGGCCGAAAGACGGGAAAACGGAGAGAGAACCTTTAAAATTATCGAAAGTCACCCAACGTTCACGAGTTACGCTGTTGAACTGTACAAACGGATCTTTGAGTCTTAA
- a CDS encoding glycosyltransferase, whose translation MEVGIKRVAFFNPQGNFDRHDSHLTEHPDFGGQLVYVKELAKAMGELGIKVDIVTRLIVDSDWPEFSEPFDFYPDAPNVRIVRIPFGGERFLRKEDLWPYIPEYVDNIYKFYESEGEFPDFVTTHYADGGMAGVLFLKRTGIPFSFTGHSLGAWKKDKLLASGASPEELEKRYRFTVRIYAENMAIKYASFVACSTSQEMNQQYSHPDYNHLPYLHKFKLIPPGINQRIFTTTPGPLDEVIEKYLNEKLSKAPVCRYKLPFIIMSSRVDRKKNHISVVRAFINHEKLINSANLLIVLRGVENVEKWAHESESEAASIVREILNEARGEINRSVFFLNITDQPSLASLYRVASKRDSVFVLPAIYEPFGLAIVEAAACGLKVVATKNGGPSEILANGEGLLVDPEDPKDIAEKLLVALKKFPKERSLELAKRYTWENTARGYLTYISEGLKLEKVSVSEEDVQRFLDLISAIH comes from the coding sequence ATGGAGGTCGGTATAAAGAGAGTAGCGTTCTTCAATCCCCAAGGAAACTTTGATCGTCACGACAGTCACTTAACCGAACACCCGGACTTTGGGGGCCAATTAGTCTACGTCAAGGAACTTGCGAAAGCGATGGGGGAACTCGGCATCAAGGTCGATATCGTCACGAGACTTATCGTAGACTCAGATTGGCCAGAATTCTCCGAACCGTTTGATTTTTACCCTGACGCACCGAACGTGAGGATCGTACGTATCCCGTTTGGTGGTGAAAGATTCCTGAGAAAAGAAGATCTCTGGCCATACATACCAGAGTACGTCGATAATATCTACAAGTTCTACGAGTCGGAGGGAGAATTTCCCGACTTTGTCACCACCCATTACGCGGACGGTGGAATGGCCGGGGTACTGTTTTTAAAGAGGACTGGAATACCTTTCTCTTTCACAGGTCATTCACTTGGCGCGTGGAAAAAGGATAAACTTTTAGCCAGCGGAGCTTCCCCGGAGGAACTTGAAAAAAGGTACAGGTTTACTGTTAGAATCTACGCCGAAAACATGGCGATAAAGTACGCATCTTTTGTTGCCTGCAGTACCTCACAGGAGATGAACCAACAGTACTCGCATCCAGATTACAACCATCTACCGTATCTACACAAATTTAAACTCATCCCACCGGGGATAAACCAGAGGATATTCACAACGACACCGGGACCTTTGGATGAAGTTATTGAGAAATACTTGAACGAAAAACTCTCCAAAGCTCCCGTGTGCCGCTATAAACTTCCGTTCATCATCATGTCAAGCAGGGTCGATAGGAAGAAAAACCATATCTCCGTTGTCCGCGCGTTTATCAACCACGAAAAACTAATAAACAGCGCAAATCTTCTGATAGTGTTGCGCGGGGTAGAAAACGTCGAAAAGTGGGCACACGAAAGCGAATCCGAAGCGGCTTCAATAGTCAGGGAGATACTCAACGAAGCACGTGGTGAGATCAACCGCAGCGTGTTTTTCCTAAATATAACGGACCAACCGTCGCTGGCAAGTCTTTACAGAGTAGCTTCGAAACGCGATTCTGTCTTTGTCTTACCAGCCATTTACGAACCGTTCGGACTCGCTATCGTTGAGGCAGCCGCGTGTGGTTTGAAGGTCGTGGCAACGAAAAACGGTGGCCCTTCCGAGATTCTGGCTAACGGGGAAGGACTCCTGGTCGATCCTGAGGATCCGAAAGACATCGCCGAAAAACTCCTGGTGGCTTTGAAGAAATTTCCAAAGGAACGTTCGTTAGAACTTGCAAAAAGGTACACCTGGGAAAATACGGCAAGAGGCTACCTGACGTACATCAGTGAAGGCCTCAAATTGGAAAAGGTCTCGGTCAGCGAAGAAGATGTTCAGAGGTTTTTAGATTTGATAAGTGCAATACACTAA
- a CDS encoding aldo/keto reductase has product MNYRKVGKWGLKISELSLGSWLTFGNQLDLNATRAIVRYAVENGVNFIDTAEAYANGIAESMLGMILKEYRREDLVISTKIFWGGDGPNQKGLSRKHLLEGTWNSLKRLQLDYVDLLYCHRPDPEVPMEEVVWTMDQICRSGLALYWGTSEWSAEEIERAHQVAKELNCMPPIVEQPQYNLIVKERVEKEYAPLYQKYGMGTTTYSPLASGVLSGKYLEGIPQGSRLDRWPWLRKLLEERGIFEEETTRKLKRLKEIADGLGVTMSQLSIAWCLKNPNVSSVILGVSSLDQLKENLKAIEVKEKISDELYKELSEMF; this is encoded by the coding sequence GTGAATTATAGAAAAGTGGGTAAATGGGGATTGAAAATCAGTGAGCTTTCTTTGGGAAGCTGGCTGACCTTTGGAAATCAACTGGATTTGAACGCCACACGAGCGATCGTCAGGTACGCTGTCGAGAATGGGGTGAATTTCATAGATACGGCTGAGGCCTACGCAAATGGTATCGCCGAATCGATGCTCGGAATGATACTTAAAGAGTACCGCAGGGAGGACCTTGTGATTTCCACAAAAATCTTCTGGGGTGGGGATGGACCAAATCAGAAAGGGTTATCCAGAAAGCACCTGTTGGAAGGTACGTGGAATTCGCTAAAACGACTGCAACTTGATTACGTAGACTTGCTCTACTGTCATAGGCCTGATCCCGAAGTACCAATGGAAGAAGTTGTCTGGACGATGGACCAAATATGTCGCAGTGGCTTGGCACTTTACTGGGGCACAAGCGAATGGAGTGCGGAAGAAATTGAAAGAGCTCATCAAGTAGCGAAAGAACTAAATTGTATGCCACCAATTGTGGAGCAACCACAGTATAACTTGATAGTAAAGGAAAGAGTGGAAAAAGAATACGCTCCATTGTACCAAAAGTACGGCATGGGTACTACAACTTACAGTCCGTTGGCTTCCGGTGTTTTGTCGGGAAAGTACTTAGAAGGTATCCCACAAGGTTCAAGACTCGATCGATGGCCGTGGTTGAGGAAGTTACTCGAAGAGCGTGGAATTTTTGAGGAAGAAACCACAAGAAAATTAAAGAGGCTGAAAGAAATTGCCGACGGTCTTGGTGTAACCATGTCCCAACTGTCCATCGCATGGTGTCTAAAAAATCCCAACGTAAGTAGCGTGATACTCGGTGTGAGCTCACTTGACCAACTAAAAGAGAATCTGAAAGCCATAGAAGTTAAGGAAAAGATCTCCGACGAGTTGTACAAGGAGCTTTCAGAGATGTTCTGA
- a CDS encoding ABC transporter permease subunit: MSTKRVLYKMLLAIAVVFVLVWCIFPFYWAVISSLKPNVELFDPHPTFWPKSPTFSNYIKVFQERPFHVNIWNSVVVAGITTITTLIFGSFAGYAIARLHMRGKALVMALILSVSMFPQISILGSLFVILRKLGFINTYQGLILPYVAITLPLTTWILQNFFRDLPKDVEEAAAIDGCSRLRTLFQIVFPMSAPGLVATGLLTFITAWNEFLFAFTFMQKPEYYTVPVAIALFAGRSQYEQPWGQLMAAAVIVTTPLVILVLIFQNRIISGLSAGAVKG, translated from the coding sequence ATGAGTACTAAACGGGTGTTATACAAGATGCTCTTGGCGATAGCCGTTGTTTTTGTTCTTGTCTGGTGTATATTCCCGTTTTACTGGGCGGTGATTTCGTCACTCAAGCCGAACGTCGAACTCTTTGATCCACATCCAACATTCTGGCCAAAGTCACCGACATTTTCAAACTACATTAAGGTATTCCAGGAGAGGCCTTTCCACGTTAACATCTGGAACAGCGTCGTTGTTGCAGGAATAACCACCATTACCACGTTAATTTTCGGTTCGTTTGCCGGTTACGCAATTGCGCGATTGCATATGCGTGGAAAGGCTCTCGTAATGGCTCTCATACTCTCGGTTAGCATGTTCCCACAGATATCGATCCTTGGTTCGTTGTTCGTTATCCTGAGAAAACTTGGTTTCATCAACACGTATCAAGGGTTAATCCTACCGTACGTGGCGATTACGTTACCGTTGACCACGTGGATACTCCAAAACTTCTTCCGAGATTTGCCGAAGGATGTTGAAGAAGCAGCCGCTATCGACGGTTGTTCACGTTTGCGAACGCTATTTCAGATAGTTTTTCCCATGTCCGCACCCGGACTTGTTGCAACAGGCTTGCTGACGTTTATAACCGCTTGGAATGAATTTTTGTTCGCGTTCACGTTCATGCAAAAACCTGAATACTACACAGTACCTGTTGCCATCGCTCTTTTTGCGGGTAGGAGTCAATACGAACAACCTTGGGGACAACTCATGGCCGCAGCGGTTATCGTAACAACTCCGTTGGTGATCTTGGTGCTGATTTTCCAGAACAGAATAATCTCCGGCCTGAGTGCCGGTGCGGTAAAAGGATAG
- a CDS encoding carbohydrate kinase family protein — protein sequence MVLFVGELLADLITEEPFETAERFILRVGGSPGNIAKFLVQLGVPARILSRVGNDPIGRRIVDSLLRRGVDTSYVQYDAVNGTTLVFVQRTALTPDFFVVRGADKFLEPPKEEIFQGVRIVHFSCWPFTVSPIREAALEILEKAEKLGVMIGFDPNCREKLFTCGRLDIRIVLSILEKTEITKPSLDDAITLFGEYEGKLEDKVHYYIDKFHKCGVKRVVLTAGPYGAFASENGEIHHIPTCATNVVDATGAGDGFWAGLYYGILNGSTFVEACHLGSKIAAQVLSQIGADVDIMPEL from the coding sequence ATGGTTCTCTTCGTTGGCGAACTACTCGCGGATTTGATTACGGAGGAACCCTTCGAAACCGCAGAACGGTTCATACTAAGGGTGGGGGGGTCACCGGGAAACATTGCTAAGTTCCTCGTACAACTTGGCGTTCCTGCGAGGATACTTTCAAGGGTCGGAAACGATCCAATTGGAAGACGAATTGTGGACAGTCTGTTACGAAGGGGAGTAGATACCTCCTACGTACAGTACGACGCTGTGAACGGTACGACACTGGTGTTCGTGCAAAGAACAGCATTAACTCCGGACTTTTTTGTTGTTCGCGGTGCGGATAAGTTTCTTGAACCACCTAAGGAGGAGATTTTCCAAGGTGTAAGAATCGTGCATTTCAGTTGTTGGCCGTTTACGGTATCACCCATCAGAGAAGCTGCACTCGAGATCTTGGAAAAGGCAGAAAAGCTTGGTGTAATGATAGGTTTCGATCCGAACTGCAGGGAAAAACTATTCACATGCGGGCGTTTAGATATTCGGATAGTTCTGTCAATTCTCGAAAAAACTGAGATTACCAAACCATCTTTAGACGATGCGATCACTTTATTCGGAGAATACGAGGGAAAGTTGGAAGATAAGGTTCATTATTACATAGACAAATTCCATAAATGTGGAGTGAAAAGAGTGGTGTTAACCGCTGGACCTTACGGGGCTTTCGCTTCCGAGAACGGGGAGATACATCACATACCAACATGCGCAACGAACGTTGTCGATGCTACCGGCGCCGGTGACGGATTCTGGGCGGGACTTTACTACGGTATTTTGAACGGTAGCACATTCGTTGAGGCATGTCATCTGGGAAGTAAGATAGCCGCGCAAGTTTTGTCGCAAATCGGTGCGGATGTGGATATAATGCCCGAACTTTGA
- a CDS encoding peptidase C15, with protein sequence MRILVTGFEPFGEDTVNPSGEIVKKLSKDRKFAEKYPGVEFVFRVLPVSYEKSISALEEIYLTGEFDFSLHLGQAGGVAAITLERVAVNLMDSEHPDNDNVTKVDEKISVESADAYLTVVNVKALAQYLNKKKIPAVISYTAGQYICNEVYFYSMERSRRTKNPRQCLFVHLPFLPEQVARRYPKNRNLPSMCFELQYKAVREILNWLLQKGR encoded by the coding sequence GTGAGAATACTTGTAACAGGGTTCGAACCTTTCGGGGAAGATACGGTTAATCCCAGTGGCGAGATCGTTAAGAAACTCTCGAAAGATCGCAAGTTCGCCGAGAAGTACCCTGGTGTCGAATTCGTTTTCAGAGTACTACCCGTGAGCTACGAGAAAAGTATCTCAGCTTTAGAAGAAATTTACTTAACCGGTGAATTCGATTTTTCTTTGCACTTGGGGCAAGCCGGTGGGGTAGCGGCTATCACCTTAGAGCGAGTTGCTGTGAACTTGATGGATTCTGAACATCCAGACAACGATAACGTCACAAAAGTTGATGAGAAAATAAGTGTCGAATCAGCGGATGCATACCTAACTGTAGTGAACGTGAAAGCTCTTGCCCAGTACCTCAACAAAAAGAAAATACCCGCGGTAATTTCCTACACCGCGGGCCAGTACATCTGCAACGAAGTTTATTTCTACTCCATGGAACGTTCACGTAGAACAAAGAACCCCAGACAATGTCTCTTCGTTCATCTACCGTTCTTACCTGAGCAAGTTGCTCGGAGGTATCCAAAAAACAGGAACTTACCTTCAATGTGCTTTGAACTTCAGTACAAAGCGGTACGCGAAATTTTGAACTGGTTGTTGCAAAAAGGACGTTAA
- a CDS encoding cupin domain-containing protein yields MEKVKIWKPTPQEVEEAKKWPTWSKEESVFDWYYDEPEQFYVVEGEVEVKLDDGTVVSFGAGDMVRFAGGVKCTWNVKKRIFKHYNIG; encoded by the coding sequence GTGGAAAAGGTGAAGATCTGGAAACCAACCCCGCAAGAGGTCGAGGAAGCCAAAAAGTGGCCGACATGGAGTAAGGAAGAGAGTGTGTTCGACTGGTATTACGACGAGCCAGAGCAGTTCTACGTTGTTGAGGGTGAGGTTGAGGTCAAACTCGACGACGGTACCGTTGTGAGCTTCGGAGCCGGGGACATGGTCAGGTTTGCCGGCGGAGTCAAGTGCACTTGGAACGTTAAGAAGAGGATATTCAAACACTATAACATAGGCTAA
- a CDS encoding MutS-related protein, which translates to MSKLSLLYKHGVGEVMHVPSDSIRDLMIEELIEEILRNDYQKGIAKKWYLQPLRDVDNVRYRQEIFDDLMKDRTLLEGLKSFVEKMEDVHRLLRMTRELTYDTNKKGWFLEAALRYCKTVEALSGLLEGSKFDSSGLMNLREYVTNYVASEKFRVLKFEAEQLKKELSSLKYVLILQPGQVTVKEYEDEEEYASAIEKTFEKFKQAECDEKYRFDLRKATGMNHVEARIVEFLRTIYPETFQMLDNFYTRHADFLDDTIDSVAKELIFYTSYLSFLQQLKERGLPFAIPRVSTTEREEIVLNTFDPLLALKSGKHVVQNDVNLERAERFMIITGPNQGGKTTYARLYGLLHYLAGLGLPIPASRAKLFLPDGIYTHFERKEEVESQKSKLEDDLIRLKSILENVTQNSVVILNEIFSSAALYDATILGKELLKKLIDIDCYVAWVTFIDELAEVEHEKIVSMVALVSPEDPSIRTFKIERRKVKGRAHAISIARKYGLTYDDVKRRFSNESSVAERRVS; encoded by the coding sequence GTGTCAAAGCTCAGTCTGCTTTACAAACACGGCGTGGGTGAGGTTATGCACGTTCCAAGCGACAGTATCCGGGATCTGATGATAGAGGAATTGATCGAAGAGATCCTCAGAAATGATTACCAAAAAGGAATCGCAAAGAAATGGTACCTCCAACCGCTTAGGGACGTGGACAACGTTCGCTACAGGCAAGAGATCTTCGACGACTTGATGAAGGATCGGACTTTACTTGAAGGTTTGAAATCTTTCGTAGAGAAGATGGAAGATGTTCACAGACTCCTCAGAATGACGAGAGAACTCACCTACGACACTAACAAGAAGGGATGGTTTTTGGAGGCCGCGCTTCGCTACTGTAAAACTGTAGAAGCACTATCCGGACTATTGGAAGGATCAAAATTTGACTCAAGCGGACTTATGAACCTTCGTGAGTACGTCACAAATTATGTGGCCTCAGAAAAATTCAGAGTTTTAAAGTTCGAAGCTGAGCAACTGAAAAAGGAACTGAGTAGCTTGAAGTACGTACTTATCCTCCAACCCGGTCAGGTGACGGTAAAAGAATACGAGGATGAGGAAGAGTATGCGAGTGCCATTGAAAAAACCTTTGAAAAATTCAAACAAGCAGAATGCGATGAAAAGTACAGATTTGACCTGAGGAAAGCAACTGGGATGAATCATGTTGAAGCCAGAATTGTCGAGTTCTTGAGAACTATTTATCCGGAAACTTTTCAAATGCTCGACAATTTTTACACTCGTCACGCCGATTTCTTGGATGATACCATCGACTCAGTAGCGAAAGAATTGATTTTCTATACAAGCTACTTAAGCTTCTTACAGCAACTTAAAGAACGTGGTTTACCCTTTGCTATCCCCAGAGTTAGCACAACGGAGAGAGAAGAGATAGTACTGAACACTTTCGACCCGCTACTTGCGTTGAAATCCGGAAAGCATGTTGTCCAGAATGATGTAAACTTGGAACGTGCGGAACGGTTCATGATTATCACAGGCCCCAATCAAGGTGGAAAGACAACCTACGCTCGCTTGTACGGACTGCTTCACTACCTCGCCGGTCTAGGACTACCGATCCCAGCAAGCAGGGCAAAATTGTTCTTACCTGACGGCATATACACACATTTTGAACGAAAAGAAGAGGTCGAAAGTCAGAAGAGTAAGCTGGAGGATGACTTAATTAGGCTTAAGAGTATTTTGGAAAATGTTACTCAGAACAGCGTCGTAATACTGAACGAAATATTCTCTTCTGCCGCACTTTACGATGCCACGATTCTCGGAAAAGAATTGCTCAAGAAGTTGATTGATATAGACTGCTACGTTGCTTGGGTAACTTTTATCGACGAGCTTGCCGAAGTTGAACACGAAAAGATAGTCAGTATGGTAGCACTCGTCTCACCGGAGGATCCTTCGATTAGGACGTTCAAAATCGAGAGAAGAAAGGTCAAAGGTCGTGCCCATGCAATTTCGATCGCACGGAAGTACGGACTGACTTACGATGACGTAAAGAGGAGGTTCTCGAATGAAAGTTCAGTTGCTGAACGTAGAGTCAGTTGA
- a CDS encoding carbohydrate ABC transporter permease produces the protein MKAKTKETVVAWWMVFPALFVISVIAFFPLFKTFYDSFFEFGLNPNFPRKFVGFKNYVELFVHDPRFIAALKNTIFFTVVSVALETVLGLLIAIIVHQPFKFRGAVRAAMLIPWAIPTAISSQMWKWMFNDQSGIVTKILERLGVIEPGFPILGSPDTAMWAIIAVDVWKTTPFMALLILAGLQLIPEELYEAARIDGANVWQRFTKITLPMLSSTIAVALIFRTLDALRVFDVVFIMTRGSVNTETLAVYNRVLLMDRAFTGAWFGYGSALSVIIFALISIFAIIYIKSLRLKLD, from the coding sequence GCACTGTTTGTGATATCCGTCATCGCGTTTTTCCCTCTCTTCAAAACCTTCTACGACAGTTTCTTCGAGTTCGGATTGAATCCGAACTTTCCGAGGAAGTTCGTTGGTTTCAAAAACTATGTTGAACTTTTCGTCCACGACCCGCGTTTCATAGCGGCACTAAAAAATACGATATTCTTCACTGTTGTGTCAGTAGCCTTAGAAACTGTGCTCGGACTCTTGATAGCAATCATAGTTCACCAACCGTTCAAATTCCGTGGCGCGGTTAGGGCCGCCATGTTAATTCCATGGGCTATTCCGACGGCCATATCCTCACAAATGTGGAAGTGGATGTTTAACGATCAATCCGGTATTGTGACCAAGATCTTAGAGCGACTTGGGGTAATAGAGCCTGGGTTCCCAATATTGGGTTCTCCCGATACGGCCATGTGGGCGATTATTGCCGTTGACGTTTGGAAAACAACTCCCTTCATGGCTCTCCTAATACTGGCCGGTCTTCAACTCATTCCAGAAGAGCTTTACGAAGCTGCAAGGATTGACGGGGCAAACGTTTGGCAACGTTTCACTAAAATAACGTTGCCAATGCTCAGTTCCACGATTGCAGTGGCTCTCATCTTCAGAACGCTCGACGCGTTGCGCGTGTTCGATGTTGTGTTCATAATGACCCGGGGAAGTGTAAATACAGAAACCTTGGCTGTCTACAACCGTGTACTCCTGATGGACCGCGCGTTCACGGGCGCTTGGTTTGGGTACGGTTCGGCACTTTCGGTAATCATCTTCGCTTTGATTTCTATCTTTGCCATAATTTACATTAAATCGTTGCGACTGAAACTTGATTGA